One Methanolobus sp. WCC4 DNA segment encodes these proteins:
- a CDS encoding methyltransferase domain-containing protein has protein sequence MSVISKYNRISHVYDIMELPMETMMFSNWREEVLSGLSGRVLEVGIGTGKNIPHYPDNCEVVGIDISDKMLSHAKEKASSRNNISLFQMDAENLGFKDDSFDYVITTFVLCSIPQPIPALKEMKRVCKPDGMVINLEHMKSENRAIALAEDVLNPLTVAITDVNINRETVENVKKAGLNIIDVRNMALKDVFRLIRSKP, from the coding sequence ATGTCGGTGATCTCCAAGTACAACCGGATATCTCATGTGTACGATATAATGGAACTCCCAATGGAGACCATGATGTTCAGCAACTGGAGAGAAGAGGTCCTTTCCGGACTATCAGGCAGGGTTCTGGAGGTTGGCATAGGTACGGGAAAGAACATACCTCACTATCCTGATAATTGCGAAGTTGTTGGGATCGACATAAGTGACAAAATGCTTTCCCATGCAAAAGAGAAAGCAAGCTCTAGAAACAACATTTCTTTATTCCAGATGGATGCTGAGAATCTTGGATTCAAGGATGATAGTTTTGACTATGTGATCACCACTTTCGTCCTGTGCTCGATCCCGCAACCAATCCCTGCACTTAAGGAAATGAAACGCGTCTGCAAACCTGATGGAATGGTCATCAACCTTGAGCATATGAAGAGTGAGAACAGGGCAATTGCACTGGCAGAGGATGTATTGAATCCGCTTACAGTAGCAATAACCGATGTGAACATAAATCGTGAAACAGTGGAAAATGTCAAAAAGGCAGGCCTTAACATAATAGATGTAAGGAATATGGCACTAAAGGATGTTTTCAGGCTGATAAGGTCCAAGCCGTAA
- a CDS encoding winged helix-turn-helix domain-containing protein, whose amino-acid sequence MTMTLQQITTIGEALSHPVRVKLLYLLSERERYVYELAKDLDLSRQVVQLHLKRLEKAGFVESDLRLEDNDNRAKKFFKLKEFDVSLGIDDLISIFG is encoded by the coding sequence ATGACGATGACACTTCAACAGATAACGACAATAGGAGAGGCACTCTCCCATCCGGTAAGGGTGAAGCTACTGTATCTGCTCTCTGAGAGGGAGAGATATGTGTATGAGCTTGCCAAGGATCTTGATCTCTCACGTCAGGTCGTCCAGTTGCACTTGAAAAGACTGGAAAAGGCGGGATTTGTTGAAAGTGATCTCAGACTTGAGGATAATGACAACAGGGCTAAGAAGTTCTTCAAATTGAAGGAATTCGATGTCAGTCTGGGAATTGATGATCTGATCAGTATATTTGGTTAA
- the ala gene encoding alanine dehydrogenase: protein MDVLWLEQSDVKSVIDMSSTLSAVENGFREHGLKKVQMPPKSYLYFTEHNGDLRTMPSFMEEQDIAGVKIVNVHPDNREKGLPTVMAVIVLNSTETGAPLAMMDGTHITDMRTGASGGVAAKYLARPDSRIVGMVGAGGQARTQLLALAEVMDIEEVKINSRNMSHCTSFAKDMKQFVSCDFTPVENIKDACDCDVLVTTTPVREPIVRSEWINEGTHINAIGADAMGKQELDSSLLKRSRIIVDDIVQASHSGEINVPLSNGDISEADISCELGEVVAGVKVGRQSDEDITIFDSTGLAVQDLVTANMVYRKAVEKGIGKRIKLF, encoded by the coding sequence ATGGATGTCCTCTGGCTTGAACAATCAGATGTCAAAAGTGTTATCGATATGTCTTCAACCCTTTCTGCTGTAGAGAACGGTTTCAGGGAACATGGCTTGAAAAAGGTCCAGATGCCTCCGAAATCCTATCTGTATTTCACCGAACACAACGGTGACCTGCGCACGATGCCATCATTCATGGAAGAACAGGATATTGCAGGTGTGAAGATAGTCAACGTCCATCCTGATAACAGGGAGAAAGGACTTCCAACGGTCATGGCTGTGATAGTTCTCAATTCCACAGAGACCGGTGCTCCCCTTGCCATGATGGACGGTACCCATATAACTGACATGCGGACCGGTGCCTCAGGCGGGGTTGCTGCAAAATATCTTGCACGACCCGATTCCAGAATAGTCGGCATGGTTGGTGCAGGCGGACAGGCACGAACACAGTTGCTGGCACTTGCTGAGGTAATGGACATTGAGGAAGTGAAGATCAACAGCAGGAATATGTCCCACTGTACTTCCTTTGCAAAGGATATGAAACAGTTTGTCAGCTGTGACTTTACTCCTGTGGAGAACATTAAGGATGCATGTGATTGTGATGTTCTGGTAACGACAACTCCTGTAAGGGAACCCATTGTAAGATCGGAATGGATCAATGAAGGCACTCACATCAATGCCATAGGTGCTGATGCCATGGGTAAGCAGGAACTTGACTCCTCACTGCTTAAAAGGTCAAGGATCATCGTTGACGATATTGTGCAGGCATCCCATTCCGGCGAGATTAATGTCCCGCTCTCAAACGGAGATATATCAGAGGCTGATATCTCCTGTGAGCTTGGAGAGGTGGTTGCCGGGGTGAAGGTTGGAAGGCAGTCTGATGAAGATATAACTATATTCGATTCCACAGGTCTTGCAGTCCAGGATCTTGTAACTGCGAACATGGTCTACAGGAAGGCTGTTGAAAAAGGAATTGGAAAAAGGATAAAGTTGTTCTGA
- a CDS encoding PAS domain S-box protein, with protein MDKKKTSKEELERENLLLKARIKELEESYSLFKERREEEIHKDKTLLDGLLMSLPDLINFKDKEGTFIACNRVYADSFNLSTEEIIGRNDYNLHEKEYADLFRSVDRMVMDQGIPHRNEEWSTLANGKKVYLDTYKAPLYTRDGECIGILGVSRDITLQKKKEKELIRAHEQLISVMEAFDEPAYVADPVTYELLFVNNTIKKELGDDVVGQKCYKALQNFDSPCPFCTNHLIFGDNVGKTHIWETRNAKNKRWYRCIDKAIEWPDGRMVRFELAVDIHKEKMSQKSLRESEEKYKTYVNVSPHPIFVIDFHGNYVDVNPAACKVTGYSRKEILKMNLSDFLEPTNKRYYLELFKKLQSEGHISGEFPFIKKNGGLFYLEVQVVSIPENRFLALCTDSTEKRKAEERVLQAKIDAENANRTKSEFLANMSHELRTPLNSIIGFSDMLLTGIAGDINDKQTRYLINVSQSGRHLLDIINEILDISKIESGKMKLYKDRVALIEVYEEIRSSLQHLADNKGIKIIISPELDGKCVIADRAKLKQILYNLVGNAIKFTEDGGLVTIDTRSSGEFIEISVIDTGIGIHPEEVNMLFRPFVQLDSSEARRYEGTGLRLALSKELIELHGGRVWAESEPGKGSAFTFTIPACE; from the coding sequence ATGGATAAGAAAAAAACATCAAAAGAAGAACTCGAAAGAGAGAACCTTTTGCTAAAAGCACGTATCAAGGAACTTGAAGAGTCTTATAGCCTTTTCAAAGAGAGAAGAGAAGAAGAGATACATAAAGATAAGACCCTTTTAGACGGATTATTGATGTCCCTGCCTGACCTGATCAATTTTAAGGACAAAGAAGGGACTTTCATTGCATGCAATCGTGTATATGCCGATTCTTTCAACCTGTCAACTGAAGAAATAATTGGAAGGAATGATTATAATCTGCACGAAAAAGAATATGCAGATCTCTTCCGTTCAGTGGACAGAATGGTAATGGATCAGGGAATACCTCACAGGAACGAGGAATGGTCCACACTAGCCAATGGGAAAAAAGTCTACCTTGATACTTACAAAGCACCCCTTTATACAAGGGATGGAGAATGCATAGGCATACTGGGAGTAAGTCGTGATATCACGTTACAGAAGAAAAAAGAAAAAGAACTGATCAGAGCACATGAACAACTGATCTCTGTCATGGAAGCTTTTGATGAACCCGCCTATGTTGCCGACCCTGTTACCTATGAACTGCTCTTTGTGAACAATACGATCAAAAAAGAGTTGGGAGACGATGTTGTAGGGCAAAAATGCTATAAGGCCCTCCAGAATTTCGATTCTCCATGTCCGTTCTGTACGAATCACCTGATTTTCGGGGACAATGTTGGAAAAACACACATATGGGAAACCCGGAATGCTAAGAATAAACGCTGGTACCGGTGTATAGATAAAGCTATTGAGTGGCCAGACGGGCGTATGGTCAGGTTTGAACTGGCTGTGGACATTCATAAAGAGAAGATGTCACAGAAATCTTTGCGTGAAAGCGAAGAGAAGTACAAGACATATGTAAATGTGTCACCACACCCTATTTTTGTAATCGATTTCCATGGGAACTATGTAGATGTGAATCCGGCAGCTTGCAAAGTGACAGGTTACTCCAGAAAAGAGATACTGAAAATGAACCTTTCTGACTTTCTGGAGCCGACCAACAAAAGATATTATCTGGAGTTATTTAAAAAGCTACAGTCTGAAGGCCACATATCAGGAGAGTTCCCTTTTATCAAAAAGAACGGAGGCCTGTTCTATCTGGAGGTTCAGGTTGTAAGTATCCCTGAAAACAGGTTCCTTGCTTTGTGTACAGATAGTACTGAAAAGAGAAAGGCCGAGGAAAGGGTACTTCAGGCGAAGATAGATGCTGAGAATGCAAATCGTACAAAGAGCGAGTTCCTCGCCAATATGAGCCATGAACTGCGAACACCATTGAACTCCATAATCGGATTCTCAGATATGCTACTTACAGGAATTGCAGGAGATATCAATGACAAACAAACACGTTATCTTATAAATGTCTCCCAAAGCGGAAGACACCTGCTGGATATCATCAATGAGATACTGGATATTTCCAAAATAGAATCCGGCAAGATGAAACTATACAAAGATAGAGTTGCCCTTATTGAAGTGTATGAAGAGATACGTTCCAGTTTACAACATCTTGCAGATAATAAGGGTATAAAGATAATAATATCTCCTGAACTTGATGGAAAATGTGTGATCGCAGACAGGGCAAAATTGAAACAGATACTTTACAACCTTGTTGGCAATGCTATCAAATTCACAGAAGATGGCGGACTTGTTACTATTGATACGAGGTCGAGTGGAGAATTCATTGAGATATCAGTCATAGATACTGGTATAGGTATTCATCCTGAAGAAGTGAATATGCTGTTCAGACCTTTTGTACAACTGGATTCTTCTGAAGCCAGGAGATATGAAGGTACAGGTCTTAGGCTTGCCCTTTCAAAGGAACTCATTGAGCTTCATGGTGGAAGGGTATGGGCTGAGAGTGAACCGGGAAAGGGAAGTGCCTTCACCTTTACAATTCCAGCTTGTGAGTAA
- a CDS encoding response regulator: MRMNSRIFYIAFTIVALLVLSSGMAQSQNEDTLRIAVLTEGSAKGTLGEWDVVTEHLSETIPEFRFSLIPMDKNTMEAQIIAENVDFIIADPVTYVTFEKLYGFNNIATLETLTYLPPEYEKRSSLSTTGSVIFTRSDRTEIEYVDDVVGASFISSGSSSSGEWLFAKRELLGHRIVPENDLLSLEFTGDPEAVVTSVLEGNHDVGIVPSGVLENMYLEGKIEINDIEAFHSQVNDEYPLFVSTRVYPGWAFAKAPTVSKSISERVSIALFTVSSSSWRSNDIGDVVGWTIPQDYTPVKECLMELQVAPFQRHMDPLGMLVEFRYFLLGILVLLAVSAASVFYVNDLNSKLETEIAAKTEAEDILKRKHLIEKTMFQISSMFTYPGDIDKAIDTALMEIGTLCDASRCYLFVFSPDGTQMSNTHEWCSGGVEPQKDDLQELPSDMFPWWMARLQDDQMVNISDVSSMPPEASAEKEILEMQDIRSILVLPVFIEGILVGFVGIDNVKGTKEWGNGDFETLQMFSTLMAMVLKRRKMEHSLKESEKHLKRVLEGSNEGTWELNLQEDHILFNDRYAEILGYPRDEVGTNMEWVKERIHPDDIHCILKSLESIYSGYAENVECEYRVRGKDGKYRWLFNKGKVVEFSEDGKPVQMAGIIADISESKDAEEALVSAKKAAEDASRTKSEFLANMSHELRTPLNSVIGFSDLLLEGTFGSLNDKQKRYVGNISHSGKHLLSLINDILDLSKVEAGKMVLSIEEFDVGESLSEIRAIISPLAKKKDIGMVIELVPENIWIKADKGKFKQIIYNLLSNAIKFTDDGGSVGVSVTKKDDHILFNVTDTGIGISVEDQKKLFKAFTQIDSSSCRIYEGTGLGLVLVKTFIELHGGKIWIESECGRGSSFLFELPLEPVQLPDEEELEAVILSEVQESDGSSASSEGADNRPLVLVVEDESSSQEILAITLQDAGYDVKFASDGKEALELARELQPFAITLDIMMPKIDGWDVLRQLKDEKSTENIPVVIVSIVNEKDLGVIWGAFDYLVKPLDREALLSSLERLKELSSFEQVNVLVIDDEPSVIELMESMLSTEGYDVMGASSGKEGIERALSFHPDVIILDLMMPKVDGFDVINELKKHPETIDIPIIVCTAKDLESYEKEQLDRDVSFVMQKGIFSKQDLLECIKSLENMSI; the protein is encoded by the coding sequence ATGAGGATGAACAGCAGGATATTCTATATTGCTTTTACGATCGTGGCGCTTTTAGTACTTTCAAGTGGCATGGCACAGTCACAGAATGAAGATACTTTAAGAATTGCTGTACTTACGGAAGGCTCAGCTAAAGGAACCCTGGGTGAATGGGATGTTGTAACAGAGCATTTATCTGAAACCATTCCCGAGTTCAGATTTTCTCTGATCCCAATGGATAAGAACACAATGGAAGCGCAGATAATTGCAGAGAATGTCGATTTTATTATTGCTGATCCTGTAACATATGTCACATTTGAGAAGCTATATGGGTTTAACAACATAGCTACTCTGGAAACACTGACCTATCTTCCTCCTGAATATGAAAAAAGATCAAGTTTGAGCACTACAGGTTCTGTCATCTTTACAAGGTCCGACAGAACAGAGATCGAATATGTGGATGATGTTGTGGGTGCTTCCTTTATTTCATCTGGTTCTTCTTCCTCTGGAGAATGGCTGTTCGCAAAAAGGGAGCTGTTGGGACACAGGATAGTTCCTGAGAACGACCTGTTGTCACTGGAATTTACAGGTGATCCTGAAGCTGTGGTTACCTCAGTACTTGAAGGAAATCATGATGTAGGTATTGTTCCTTCTGGTGTTCTTGAAAATATGTATCTGGAGGGGAAGATCGAGATAAATGATATTGAGGCTTTTCACTCACAGGTAAACGATGAATATCCTTTGTTCGTCAGTACAAGGGTGTATCCGGGATGGGCTTTTGCTAAAGCTCCTACCGTTTCTAAATCAATATCTGAAAGAGTTTCGATAGCTCTTTTCACGGTGTCTTCCAGTTCATGGAGATCCAATGATATTGGTGATGTTGTAGGATGGACCATCCCACAGGATTATACACCTGTAAAGGAATGCCTTATGGAGTTGCAAGTAGCCCCCTTCCAGAGACATATGGATCCTTTAGGTATGCTGGTAGAGTTCAGGTATTTCCTTCTTGGGATATTGGTCTTGCTTGCAGTTTCAGCTGCCAGTGTATTTTATGTCAATGACCTTAACTCGAAACTTGAAACCGAGATCGCTGCAAAGACCGAGGCTGAGGATATACTGAAAAGGAAACATCTGATCGAGAAGACGATGTTCCAGATCTCTTCGATGTTCACATATCCGGGAGATATTGATAAGGCTATAGATACAGCCCTTATGGAAATAGGTACTTTGTGTGATGCCAGCCGTTGTTATCTTTTTGTATTCAGTCCTGATGGGACCCAGATGAGCAATACTCATGAGTGGTGTTCAGGTGGTGTTGAACCTCAGAAAGATGATCTTCAGGAGTTGCCTTCTGATATGTTCCCCTGGTGGATGGCCAGATTACAGGATGACCAAATGGTGAATATCTCAGATGTCTCTTCCATGCCCCCCGAAGCTTCTGCCGAAAAAGAGATCCTTGAGATGCAGGATATAAGGTCCATCCTTGTACTTCCAGTATTCATTGAGGGTATTCTTGTAGGATTTGTAGGTATCGATAATGTCAAAGGGACAAAAGAATGGGGAAATGGCGATTTTGAAACGCTCCAAATGTTCTCGACCTTAATGGCAATGGTCCTTAAACGCAGGAAGATGGAGCATTCACTAAAAGAAAGTGAAAAACACCTTAAACGTGTACTTGAAGGAAGTAATGAAGGTACATGGGAACTGAACCTTCAGGAAGATCACATTCTATTCAATGACCGATATGCTGAGATACTGGGTTATCCCAGAGACGAAGTTGGCACCAATATGGAATGGGTGAAAGAACGCATTCATCCTGATGATATCCATTGCATCCTTAAGAGCCTGGAGTCTATATATAGTGGATACGCAGAAAACGTTGAATGTGAATATCGTGTAAGGGGAAAGGATGGTAAATACAGATGGCTATTCAACAAAGGAAAGGTTGTAGAATTCTCTGAAGATGGTAAACCGGTGCAGATGGCTGGCATCATTGCAGATATATCCGAAAGTAAAGACGCAGAGGAAGCGCTCGTCTCTGCAAAGAAGGCTGCAGAGGATGCAAGCAGGACAAAGAGCGAATTCCTTGCCAACATGAGCCATGAGCTGAGAACACCTCTGAACTCTGTCATAGGTTTTTCAGATCTGCTTCTGGAAGGAACATTCGGTTCACTCAATGACAAGCAGAAAAGGTATGTTGGTAATATTTCCCATAGCGGTAAGCATCTGTTGTCACTGATCAATGATATTCTCGATCTCTCGAAAGTGGAAGCAGGTAAGATGGTCCTGAGCATAGAGGAATTTGATGTTGGCGAATCACTGAGTGAGATCAGGGCAATAATATCACCTCTGGCTAAAAAGAAGGATATAGGAATGGTGATCGAACTTGTTCCTGAGAACATATGGATAAAAGCTGACAAGGGTAAGTTCAAACAGATCATCTATAATCTCCTGAGTAATGCTATCAAATTCACTGATGATGGTGGTTCAGTTGGTGTTTCCGTCACTAAAAAGGACGATCACATACTTTTCAATGTCACGGATACCGGCATTGGTATCTCTGTAGAAGATCAGAAGAAGCTTTTCAAAGCATTCACACAGATCGACTCTTCAAGTTGCAGGATCTATGAAGGCACAGGCCTGGGTCTCGTTCTCGTCAAGACTTTCATAGAGCTTCACGGAGGTAAGATATGGATTGAAAGTGAATGTGGCAGAGGTTCATCTTTCCTTTTTGAACTGCCTCTTGAACCTGTTCAGCTCCCTGATGAAGAGGAGCTTGAAGCTGTCATTCTGTCGGAAGTTCAGGAAAGTGATGGATCATCAGCATCTTCTGAGGGGGCTGACAACAGACCTCTTGTGCTGGTCGTTGAAGACGAAAGTTCATCACAGGAGATCCTTGCCATAACATTGCAGGATGCAGGTTATGATGTGAAGTTCGCTTCCGATGGAAAAGAGGCACTGGAACTTGCACGGGAATTGCAGCCATTTGCAATAACCCTTGATATAATGATGCCGAAAATAGATGGATGGGATGTTCTCAGACAACTGAAAGATGAAAAGAGTACCGAGAATATACCTGTGGTCATCGTTTCTATTGTCAACGAAAAGGACCTTGGGGTCATCTGGGGTGCATTCGATTATCTTGTCAAACCCCTTGACCGTGAAGCACTTCTTTCTTCACTCGAGAGATTGAAGGAACTAAGTTCTTTTGAACAGGTTAACGTTCTTGTTATCGATGATGAACCTTCTGTGATCGAACTTATGGAATCAATGCTTTCAACTGAAGGTTATGATGTCATGGGTGCTTCCAGCGGCAAAGAAGGAATTGAAAGAGCACTGAGTTTCCACCCGGATGTCATCATTCTCGATCTTATGATGCCTAAAGTGGATGGTTTCGACGTTATAAACGAGCTAAAGAAGCATCCTGAGACCATTGATATACCTATAATCGTCTGTACTGCAAAAGATCTTGAAAGCTATGAGAAGGAACAACTTGACAGGGATGTTTCTTTTGTGATGCAAAAAGGCATATTCAGTAAACAGGACCTTCTGGAATGCATTAAAAGTCTTGAGAATATGTCTATATGA